The following proteins come from a genomic window of Salvia hispanica cultivar TCC Black 2014 chromosome 4, UniMelb_Shisp_WGS_1.0, whole genome shotgun sequence:
- the LOC125220451 gene encoding uncharacterized protein LOC125220451 has protein sequence MDWFNNDQRRMDDFVNSNNWQLPPTPEPNATPSPGLPTNMDMESPVSTVEYEISDMEPAQGRGNGKVADEDGPKKYSPQETMWLTKNFFDISEDAVIGNQQSGKVLWQRIAEKYNTGRPDGSFERTYVKLRKHWGRVQAEMNKWNGKWTNVVRMWPNGHSEMDLVDKAKADFFADGKKHFKYFDVWKLVEKSPKYTGGAEAAAKRTKVSVVGHYSSSEGGPPIDLNVTDDDIFLSSPGTQSRSMGTKAAKRKAKGKATASYSAMPPPPPNPFLDKISDSLSDMSITLRMGQLTELTSRDTSTMSEYELELHHEMIEYLRAQMKKK, from the coding sequence ATGGATTGGTTTAACAACGACCAAAGACGGATGGACGATTTCGTCAACTCCAACAATTGGCAATTGCCGCCGACACCCGAGCCAAATGCAACGCCTAGTCCTGGGTTGCCTACCAACATGGACATGGAATCGCCAGTTAGCACTGTTGAGTACGAGATCAGCGATATGGAGCCCGCTCAAGGGAGGGGCAATGGCAAGGTTGCCGATGAGGATGGGCCGAAGAAGTATAGTCCGCAGGAGACAATGTGGCTGACCAAGAACTTTTTCGATATCTCCGAGGACGCTGTGATCGGCAACCAGCAAAGCGGCAAAGTGTTATGGCAGCGGATTGCAGAGAAGTACAACACTGGTCGACCTGACGGCTCGTTCGAGCGTACCTACGTGAAGCTACGCAAGCATTGGGGTCGGGTCCAGGCGGAGATGAACAAGTGGAATGGCAAGTGGACTAACGTAGTCCGGATGTGGCCGAACGGGCACAGCGAGATGGACCTTGTGGACAAGGCCAAGGCAGATTTTTTCGCTGATGGGAAAAAGCACTTCAAGTACTTTGACGTTTGGAAGCTTGTCGAGAAGAGCCCGAAGTACACCGGTGGGGCAGAAGCGGCGGCGAAGAGAACCAAAGTTTCCGTCGTCGGACACTACTCTTCGAGCGAAGGAGGTCCGCCAATCGACCTCAATGTGACAGACGACGACATCTTCCTCTCATCCCCTGGTACTCAAAGCCGTTCGATGGGCACAAAGGCGGCAAAGAGGAAAGCCAAGGGGAAGGCAACTGCGAGCTACTCCGCTAtgccgccaccgccgcccaATCCTTTCCTAGATAAGATATCTGATTCTTTGTCGGATATGAGTATTACGTTGCGGATGGGCCAGCTGACGGAGTTGACATCGAGGGATACCTCGACAATGTCGGAGTATGAGCTCGAATTGCACCATGAGATGATCGAATACCTTCGCGCAcagatgaagaaaaagtaa
- the LOC125217747 gene encoding serine/threonine-protein kinase-like protein At3g51990 — protein MGYLSCKTDSSVSTSDPFQIQEFTYKDLQLATANFSDSKLLGRGSHGRVYKAVLRSGRLVAVKKPSSNDLDNEIDILSSLHSPSLVNLLGFSTNSLGRRLLVVEFMSNGTLFDVLHTNPRPPSWPRRLRLALQTATAVQTLHSSSPPVIHRDIKSANVLIDRNLNARLGDFGLALRCDFDDFRLRSTPPAGTMGYLDPCYVTPENLSTKTDVFSFGILLLEIISGRKALDMANSPPSVVDWAIPLIRKGKFASVYDPRVPAPRDARVRKMVAVVAAKCVRPCRERRPSMKEVARCLGELSKLNSWNGLSNPCITGEDVGIVETPLMKNHRLELGVRSNLMELMASPKSQIRAKTTNLRF, from the coding sequence ATGGGTTACCTCTCCTGCAAAACCGACTCCTCCGTCTCCACATCCGACCCCTTCCAAATCCAAGAATTCACCTACAAAGACCTCCAATTAGCCACCGCCAACTTCTCCGACTCCAAGCTCCTCGGCCGCGGCAGCCACGGCCGAGTCTACAAGGCCGTCCTCCGCTCCGGCCGCCTCGTCGCCGTCAAGAAGCCCTCCTCCAACGACCTCGACAACGAGATCGACATCCTCTCCTCCCTCCACAGCCCCTCCCTCGTCAACCTCCTCGGCTTCTCCACCAACTCCCTCGGCCGCCGCCTCCTCGTCGTCGAATTCATGAGCAACGGCACTCTCTTCGACGTCCTCCACACCAATCCCCGCCCCCCTTCCTGGCCCCGCCGCCTCCGATTGGCTCTCCAGACCGCCACAGCCGTCCAAACCCTCCACTCCTCCTCCCCTCCCGTCATCCACCGCGACATCAAATCCGCCAACGTCTTAATCGATCGGAATCTCAACGCTAGGCTAGGCGATTTCGGCCTCGCGTTGCGCTGCGATTTCGACGATTTCCGCCTCCGATCGACTCCCCCGGCAGGGACGATGGGGTATCTAGACCCCTGCTACGTCACGCCGGAGAACCTAAGCACGAAGACCGACGTGTTCAGCTTCGGAATCCTGCTGCTGGAGATAATCAGCGGGAGGAAGGCGCTGGATATGGCGAATTCGCCGCCCTCGGTGGTGGATTGGGCGATTCCGCTGATTAGGAAGGGGAAATTCGCGAGCGTGTACGATCCTAGGGTTCCGGCGCCCAGGGATGCGAGGGTGAGGAAGATGGTGGCGGTGGTGGCCGCCAAGTGCGTGAGGCCGTGCAGAGAGAGGAGGCCGTCGATGAAGGAGGTGGCGAGGTGTTTGGGTGAGCTGAGCAAGCTCAATTCATGGAATGGATTGTCGAATCCCTGCATCACGGGGGAGGATGTGGGAATCGTTGAAACGCCATTGATGAAGAATCATCGGCTAGAGTTGGGGGTTCGAAGCAATTTGATGGAATTGATGGCTAGTCCTAAATCTCAAATTAGGGCTAAAACTACAAATCTCAGATTTTGA